In the bacterium genome, GTTGGGCAACGCGGGCCTCCTCGGGTGGTGCGGCTTCGCCGGGGGATGATTGTCGGTCGGGTCCCCGGGCTTGTCAACGAAAGTCAGCGCTGGTTACGCGAACGTCCCCGCTGTCATCCCCGACGCCCAGGCCCAGTGCAGATTGTAGCCCCCGAGGGCGCCGGTGACGTCGACGACCTCGCCGACGAAGTACAGCCCCGGCACGCGCCGCGCCTCCATCGTCTTCGACGACAGCTCCGCCGTATCGACCCCGCCGGCCGTCACCTCCGCGGTCGCATACCCTTCGGTCTCCGCGGGGACGACGATCCAGGCCCGCACCCCCTCGGCGAGCGCCCGCAGCTGCCGCTCCCCGAGCTGGTTCAGCGGCCGCGTCGCGCCGAGCTGCTCGCAGCGCAGCGCCGCGAGGCGCCGCGGCAGCATCTCCCCGAGCACCGACTTCGGCTCCGCCCGGCTGGCGCGCCGCGACAGCAGCAGCTCGAGGACGTCCTTCCCGGGGGCCAGGTCGATGGCCAGCGGCTCCCCGGGGTGCCAGAACAGCGAGGCCTGGAGCGCGGCGGGCCCGCTCAGGCCGCGGTGGGTGAAGAGGACCCTGCCGGCGAAGTCGCGGCCGCCGCAGCCGATCGACGCCTCGAGCGAGACTCCGGCGAGCGCCCGGCACGCCTCGCGGTCGCCCGCGGCGAGCACGAACGGGACGAGGGCCGGGCCCGGCTGCACGACGCCGAGCCCGAACTGTCGCGCCAGATTCAGGCCGAAGTCGCTCGCGCCGAGCTTCGGGTAGGAGAGGCCGCCGGTGGCGACCACGAGCGAGGCGCAGCGGACCGCGCCGCGGGCGGTCTCGACGACGAATCCGCCGGTGCCCGCGCGCACGGCGCCGACGCGGCACTCCAGCTCGAGGCGCGCGCCCCCCCGGTCGCACTCGGCCAGGAGCAGGTCCACGACCTGCCGCGCGCTGCCGAGGCAGAAGAGCTGCCCCTGCTCGCGCTCCTCCCAGCGCACCCCGTGGCGCTCGAGCAGCGCCAGCACGTCCCGCGGCGTGAAGCGCGCCAGTGCAGAGCGGCAGAAGTCGGGGTTGGCGGAACGGTAGTTGCCGGCCGAGACCTCGCGGTTCGTGAAGTTGCAGCGTCCGCCGCCGGAGATGCGGATCTTGGCGCCGGCCTGGGCCCCGTGGTCGAGCACGAGCACCGAGCGTCCCCGCGCCCCCGCGGTCGCCGCGCACATGAGCCCGGAGGCCCCGGCGCCAATGACGATGACGTCACAAGGGGACAGATTCATTTTCGGCATGCGTTGTAGTAGCGTGCGTTGCCGGCTTGCCGCCGAAAATAGATCTGTCCCCTCTGTTCAGGGCGCCGGGGTCAGCGTCCCCATCAGCCAGTCCAGGTTCACACGCGCCACCAGCAGGTCGCGGCGGCCGCGGGCGAGGCCCGCCCGCGCGGAGACCAGGTTCAGCTGCGCGTCGTTTACGTCGATCCGCGTCTTGACGCCCAGCTCGAAGCCCTTCTCGGCCATCGCCAGCAGCCGCTCGGCCTGTGCGACCGTCCCGCCGAGCGCCTCGACGATGGCCGCCGCCTGGTTCACGGCGTCGACGCCGGTGCGCGTGTCCAGGGCGAGCGCGTCGATGAAGCGCGCCTCCTCCAGCCCGAGGGTCCGCACCTCGCTCTCGCGCCGCGCGACGGCGCCCCGGGTGCGGCCGCCGTCGAAGGCCGGCCAGCTCAGGAGGAGGCCGGCGCTCCACGTCGTGCCGTCGCCGGCGCGGCCGTCCATGTCGACCGTGCGCCACCCGGCGTCGGCGGCGAGGTCGAGCCGCGGCTTGTTCCCC is a window encoding:
- a CDS encoding NAD(P)/FAD-dependent oxidoreductase; amino-acid sequence: MNLSPCDVIVIGAGASGLMCAATAGARGRSVLVLDHGAQAGAKIRISGGGRCNFTNREVSAGNYRSANPDFCRSALARFTPRDVLALLERHGVRWEEREQGQLFCLGSARQVVDLLLAECDRGGARLELECRVGAVRAGTGGFVVETARGAVRCASLVVATGGLSYPKLGASDFGLNLARQFGLGVVQPGPALVPFVLAAGDREACRALAGVSLEASIGCGGRDFAGRVLFTHRGLSGPAALQASLFWHPGEPLAIDLAPGKDVLELLLSRRASRAEPKSVLGEMLPRRLAALRCEQLGATRPLNQLGERQLRALAEGVRAWIVVPAETEGYATAEVTAGGVDTAELSSKTMEARRVPGLYFVGEVVDVTGALGGYNLHWAWASGMTAGTFA